Proteins from a genomic interval of Gammaproteobacteria bacterium:
- a CDS encoding pantoate--beta-alanine ligase yields the protein MQTVTTKAQLRAQVRRWRGAGEKVTLVPTMGALHKAHVDLARLAGADGRVIVSIFVNPTQFAPGEDFERYPRDLDADAKLLREAGVDLLFAPGQEEVYPRGLDDLTRVEVPGLSAELCGMHRPTHFAGVTSVVARLLLLTLPDAVVFGRKDYQQLVILRRMTEDLHIPVEVIEGPITREKDGLAMSSRNRYLTEAERRTAPALHAELRRCAARIEAGERDFPGLEEEASARLAEAGFAPDYVAVRRAGDLGPPAASSTGEWVVLAAAWLGSARLIDNVVCGAGS from the coding sequence GTGCAGACAGTTACGACCAAGGCGCAGTTGCGCGCGCAGGTGCGCCGCTGGCGCGGGGCCGGCGAGAAAGTCACTCTGGTGCCCACGATGGGGGCGCTGCACAAGGCGCACGTGGACCTTGCGCGCCTGGCCGGCGCCGATGGCCGGGTGATCGTGAGCATCTTCGTCAATCCAACGCAGTTCGCACCCGGAGAGGATTTCGAACGCTACCCCCGTGACCTGGATGCCGATGCGAAATTGCTGCGCGAGGCGGGAGTGGACCTGCTTTTCGCTCCCGGCCAGGAGGAAGTGTATCCACGCGGGCTGGACGACCTGACCCGGGTGGAAGTGCCCGGCCTTTCGGCCGAGCTGTGCGGCATGCACCGCCCAACGCATTTTGCCGGCGTGACCTCGGTCGTCGCCCGCCTGCTGCTGCTGACTCTGCCCGACGCCGTTGTGTTCGGACGCAAGGACTATCAGCAGCTGGTGATCCTGCGACGAATGACGGAAGACCTGCATATTCCCGTCGAGGTGATCGAGGGCCCTATCACGCGCGAGAAGGACGGACTGGCCATGAGTTCGCGGAACCGCTACCTGACGGAAGCGGAACGCCGGACAGCGCCGGCCCTGCATGCCGAATTGCGGCGATGCGCCGCGCGTATCGAGGCGGGAGAGCGCGACTTTCCCGGGCTGGAAGAGGAAGCGTCGGCCCGGCTCGCGGAAGCGGGCTTTGCGCCGGACTATGTCGCGGTGCGGCGAGCCGGCGATCTTGGGCCGCCGGCGGCTTCCTCCACCGGAGAGTGGGTCGTGCTCGCGGCCGCCTGGCTGGGTTCCGCCCGGCTCATCGACAACGTCGTCTGCGGCGCGGGGTCCTGA
- the tsaE gene encoding tRNA (adenosine(37)-N6)-threonylcarbamoyltransferase complex ATPase subunit type 1 TsaE has translation MTPGLQDRAAVFCARSVDGLTALGRTLGGALQEAVAGSPFLLLALDGELGAGKTTLAAATLAALGVRSRVTSPTYGLVHAHSFAIGGTGRKVEALHVDLYRLRHLAELDELGLEDGIQSTPAAASQVLLVEWFENARGRLGPPDLACRLKHAKRGRLVDLRAHSTRGACILRLLRGAEHPDLQLLSE, from the coding sequence TTGACCCCCGGCCTGCAAGATCGGGCGGCTGTCTTCTGCGCCCGTAGCGTCGACGGCCTGACGGCGCTGGGACGAACACTTGGCGGGGCCCTGCAGGAAGCCGTCGCCGGCAGTCCTTTCCTGCTTCTTGCCCTGGACGGAGAACTGGGGGCCGGGAAGACGACCCTTGCCGCCGCAACGCTGGCGGCGCTGGGTGTCCGGTCCCGGGTAACAAGCCCCACCTACGGGCTGGTGCATGCGCACAGTTTCGCCATTGGCGGGACGGGACGGAAGGTGGAAGCCCTGCATGTGGATCTGTACCGCCTGCGGCATCTGGCCGAACTGGATGAACTCGGTCTTGAGGACGGTATTCAGTCCACGCCGGCCGCGGCCTCCCAGGTATTGCTGGTGGAGTGGTTCGAGAACGCCCGGGGACGCCTGGGTCCCCCCGATCTCGCATGCCGTCTCAAGCATGCGAAACGCGGCAGGCTCGTGGATCTGCGCGCCCACTCGACTCGGGGCGCTTGCATTCTGCGGTTGCTGCGTGGGGCGGAGCACCCCGATCTGCAATTGCTCTCTGAGTAG
- a CDS encoding NAD(P)H-hydrate dehydratase yields the protein MSHRTAYCTDAVRALEGALMASEGIDSNALMERAGTAAYARARRAFPGARRWIVLAGAGNNAGDGFVMARLAKQEGLAVRVMLLSPDNRPRGDAATQFEAARQSSVPSGPPARAELQGCDLIVDAMLGIGLDRPLGGLYLETAQAINEGSAPVLAVDIPTGIHADTGALMTAAVRAALTVTFVADKCGLFLGDAPDFVGRRVLEPLGRIAPDRVAEIGTAFAEKPMLRVFTAEMLRAMLPARQRADHKGRFGHVLVVAGGPGMGGAARLAGEGALRAGAGLVSVATHPEHSAALLSGRPELMVRGVRKAEELAPLLERATVLAVGCGLGQDAWAREVFAAARASNLPMVVDADGLGFAPEFPAGAAPAILTPHPGEAARLLDSSSARVQEDRLGAVAGLRKRHGGVALLKGAHTLVSGSEKPPWVIDAGNPGMATAGMGDVLTGLMAGLWAQFPEAEPEDLAALAAFVHARAGDRVAEAGQRGMIAGDVLEALRAGLNP from the coding sequence ATGAGTCATCGGACCGCATACTGCACCGACGCCGTGCGCGCGCTGGAAGGCGCGCTCATGGCAAGCGAAGGCATCGACAGCAACGCCCTGATGGAGCGCGCCGGCACGGCCGCCTACGCGCGCGCCCGGCGTGCGTTCCCCGGGGCCCGCCGATGGATCGTCCTGGCCGGCGCCGGAAACAACGCGGGCGACGGTTTCGTGATGGCGCGTCTGGCGAAGCAGGAGGGCCTCGCCGTCAGGGTCATGCTGCTGTCTCCCGACAATCGGCCCCGGGGCGACGCGGCCACGCAGTTCGAGGCAGCGCGGCAATCCTCCGTGCCGTCCGGACCGCCGGCGCGCGCGGAACTGCAAGGATGCGACCTGATCGTTGACGCCATGCTCGGAATCGGGCTGGACCGCCCGCTGGGCGGGCTTTATCTCGAAACGGCACAGGCGATCAATGAAGGCAGTGCGCCGGTCCTGGCCGTCGACATACCCACCGGCATACACGCCGACACCGGGGCCTTGATGACGGCGGCGGTCCGTGCGGCCCTGACGGTGACCTTCGTGGCCGACAAATGCGGGCTGTTCCTGGGTGACGCTCCGGATTTCGTGGGGCGGCGGGTGCTGGAGCCGCTCGGGCGGATTGCGCCGGACAGGGTAGCGGAAATCGGGACCGCATTTGCGGAGAAGCCGATGTTGCGCGTGTTCACGGCAGAGATGCTGCGCGCGATGCTCCCGGCGCGGCAGCGCGCCGATCACAAGGGCCGCTTCGGGCATGTCCTGGTAGTGGCAGGGGGACCGGGAATGGGCGGCGCCGCAAGGCTGGCCGGCGAGGGCGCGTTGCGCGCGGGGGCGGGACTCGTATCGGTGGCCACGCACCCGGAACATTCGGCCGCGCTTCTGTCCGGTCGGCCGGAACTCATGGTGCGCGGCGTCCGCAAAGCGGAAGAACTCGCGCCCCTGCTTGAACGGGCCACCGTACTGGCGGTCGGCTGCGGTCTCGGCCAGGATGCCTGGGCCCGCGAAGTGTTCGCAGCGGCCCGGGCCAGCAATCTGCCGATGGTGGTGGACGCGGACGGTCTCGGTTTCGCGCCCGAGTTTCCCGCGGGGGCTGCCCCGGCAATCCTGACACCGCACCCCGGCGAGGCCGCGCGGCTATTGGATAGCTCCAGCGCCCGGGTGCAGGAGGACAGGCTGGGCGCCGTTGCGGGACTCAGGAAGCGTCATGGCGGCGTGGCGCTGCTCAAGGGTGCGCACACGCTGGTTTCGGGAAGCGAAAAACCGCCCTGGGTGATCGACGCCGGCAATCCCGGCATGGCGACGGCAGGAATGGGCGACGTGCTCACGGGACTGATGGCGGGCCTTTGGGCGCAGTTCCCCGAGGCCGAACCGGAGGACCTGGCCGCCCTGGCCGCTTTCGTGCATGCCCGGGCGGGCGATCGCGTTGCGGAGGCCGGTCAGCGCGGGATGATCGCCGGAGACGTACTTGAGGCCCTGCGTGCCGGATTGAATCCCTGA
- a CDS encoding ATP-binding protein, translating to MIERDGHVRALRRLFSNNSAIVLLGPRGAGKTTLSREFAQRSRSNAYLFDLGSAADRSRLEDPDLALSNLQGLIVLDEIHRAPHIIDVVRRLLVRPRNPARFLLLSSIVPDKLRQRFESLSQFNAYYELPGLLSAELPVPQANVLWLRGGLPASYSAGSDSESYEWRERYVRDFLERDLHRLTSNAPAGRIERFLVMLAHSHAQVWNGSELARSLGVSHHTARRYLNILQSAFVVRTLKPWRANLPRRQVKSPKVYFRDTGLLHYCLGITSLRDLERHPRSGASWEGFVLENLIRVLGRKDSQFYFWAAHTGAKVDLIVQSGSQLRGFEIRRTSSPRITRSVRSALENLSLTRMDVVHAGPSSMALGRRTRAISAERLHEEV from the coding sequence ATGATTGAGCGTGACGGCCATGTCAGAGCATTGCGGAGGCTGTTCTCCAACAACTCCGCCATTGTCCTTCTGGGCCCACGGGGAGCAGGCAAGACGACCCTGTCACGCGAATTTGCGCAGCGCTCTCGCTCGAATGCCTATTTGTTCGACCTGGGCTCGGCGGCGGACCGATCCAGGCTTGAAGATCCGGACCTGGCCTTGTCCAACCTTCAGGGCCTGATCGTGCTGGACGAAATCCACCGCGCCCCGCACATTATTGATGTCGTGCGCCGGTTGCTCGTGAGGCCCCGGAACCCGGCGCGATTCCTCTTGCTCAGCAGCATCGTGCCGGACAAGCTGCGGCAACGGTTCGAATCGCTCTCCCAATTCAACGCCTACTATGAACTTCCCGGACTTCTTTCCGCCGAACTGCCCGTACCGCAGGCGAACGTGCTGTGGCTGAGGGGTGGGCTGCCGGCGTCGTACAGCGCCGGCAGCGACAGCGAGAGCTACGAATGGCGGGAGCGATACGTTCGCGACTTCCTGGAGCGCGACCTCCATCGCCTGACGTCCAATGCTCCGGCGGGCCGGATCGAACGGTTCCTGGTGATGCTGGCGCACAGCCATGCGCAGGTGTGGAACGGATCCGAACTGGCGCGATCGCTCGGCGTCTCGCATCACACCGCGCGCCGCTATCTGAACATTCTTCAATCCGCCTTTGTCGTGCGCACGCTGAAGCCGTGGCGCGCGAACCTGCCCAGGCGTCAGGTCAAGTCGCCCAAGGTTTATTTTCGGGACACGGGGCTGCTGCACTATTGCCTTGGCATTACGAGCCTGCGCGACCTGGAGCGGCATCCCAGGTCGGGAGCTTCCTGGGAAGGCTTCGTGCTCGAGAACCTGATACGTGTCCTTGGTCGAAAGGATTCGCAGTTCTATTTCTGGGCGGCGCACACCGGGGCCAAGGTGGATCTCATCGTCCAGAGCGGCAGCCAGCTTCGCGGTTTCGAAATTCGTCGAACCTCCTCTCCCCGCATTACGCGCTCGGTACGGTCCGCGCTGGAAAACCTTTCGCTGACGCGGATGGATGTGGTTCATGCGGGACCCTCAAGCATGGCTCTGGGCAGGCGAACCCGCGCGATTTCGGCCGAGCGCCTGCACGAGGAAGTATGA
- a CDS encoding penicillin-binding protein 2, with product MPRGFRIRIAVCTVALTGCALILAGRAVQLHLLENEFLESRADAQQVREATIVARRGRILDRNGQPLAVSAPVDSFWVHPASLETLRPYLPRLAQTFGTSAEQLEQRIERARGREFVWLKRGLPPDRSRAVVDLKAPGLQMRREYRRYYPAGEIAGHLVGFAGIDENGQEGLELAFDSWLKGRDGRKQVVRDRLGRHVRDIAGIRPLERGRDLRLGLDLRLQYLAHAELRDAVERHGARSGSVVMLDTLSGEVLAMVSQPSFNPNDRRGFQPANYRNRAALDLFEPGSTIKPLVVAAALESGAWALDEQIDTGPGYVKVGPKVIKDRNPLGVIDLATLLRRSSQVGATTVAMKLAPHRFWETLTGVGFGRATESGFPGEADGSLYDYKHWKPVDQAVMAYGYGLAVTALQLARAYAVFATGGRTIPVSLIWTDERPGGVRVLSAHTAAIMSELLEQPLGPGGTATAARVPGYRVAGKTGTVEKLGPEGYDSERHTALFVGFAPASRPRVVAVVVIDDPAVNGYFGGQVAAPVFSRVAAGALRLIGAPMDGVPDASGTMVASR from the coding sequence ATGCCGCGCGGGTTTCGGATCCGCATCGCGGTTTGCACCGTTGCCCTGACGGGCTGCGCCCTGATTCTGGCGGGCCGCGCCGTTCAACTGCACCTGCTGGAGAACGAGTTCCTGGAGTCGCGGGCCGACGCGCAACAGGTTCGCGAGGCAACGATCGTCGCCCGGCGCGGTCGCATCCTGGATCGCAACGGTCAACCGCTGGCGGTCAGCGCTCCCGTGGACAGCTTCTGGGTACATCCCGCCAGCCTGGAGACGCTGCGGCCCTACCTGCCGCGACTGGCGCAAACCTTCGGCACCAGCGCCGAGCAACTCGAGCAAAGAATCGAGCGCGCCCGGGGCCGCGAATTCGTCTGGCTCAAGCGAGGTCTGCCTCCCGACCGCTCCCGGGCGGTCGTCGATCTCAAGGCGCCGGGACTACAGATGCGCCGGGAGTACCGCCGTTACTATCCTGCCGGAGAAATCGCCGGCCACCTGGTGGGATTTGCCGGCATCGACGAGAACGGGCAGGAAGGCCTTGAACTGGCATTCGATTCCTGGCTGAAGGGACGGGACGGGCGCAAGCAGGTCGTGCGTGATCGACTCGGCCGCCATGTGCGCGACATAGCCGGCATCAGACCGCTGGAGCGGGGACGCGACCTTCGCCTGGGTCTGGACTTGAGGCTCCAGTATCTCGCCCATGCCGAACTGCGGGACGCGGTCGAGCGCCATGGCGCTCGCTCGGGATCGGTGGTGATGCTGGACACGCTCAGCGGCGAGGTGCTGGCCATGGTCAGCCAGCCTTCCTTCAATCCCAATGACCGGCGCGGGTTTCAGCCCGCCAACTACCGTAACCGTGCGGCCCTGGACCTGTTCGAGCCCGGGTCCACCATCAAGCCCCTGGTCGTGGCGGCCGCCCTGGAAAGCGGCGCGTGGGCGCTTGACGAGCAAATCGACACGGGGCCCGGCTACGTCAAGGTGGGGCCCAAGGTGATCAAGGACCGGAATCCCCTCGGAGTGATCGACCTGGCCACCCTGCTGCGCCGTTCCAGCCAGGTAGGCGCAACGACCGTGGCGATGAAGCTTGCGCCGCATCGATTCTGGGAAACGCTGACCGGAGTCGGCTTCGGCCGCGCCACGGAAAGCGGTTTCCCCGGAGAAGCCGACGGGTCGCTGTACGACTACAAGCACTGGAAGCCGGTGGACCAGGCGGTAATGGCCTACGGCTACGGACTTGCCGTTACGGCCCTGCAACTGGCACGCGCTTACGCGGTTTTCGCAACCGGTGGAAGGACCATTCCGGTGAGCCTGATATGGACCGACGAGCGTCCGGGCGGCGTGCGCGTGCTGTCGGCGCACACCGCGGCGATCATGTCGGAACTGCTGGAACAGCCGCTCGGCCCGGGTGGCACCGCAACCGCAGCGCGGGTGCCGGGCTACCGGGTGGCGGGCAAGACGGGAACGGTCGAAAAGCTTGGCCCGGAAGGTTACGACTCCGAGCGGCACACGGCCCTGTTTGTGGGATTTGCGCCGGCATCCCGGCCGCGGGTGGTGGCGGTGGTCGTGATCGACGACCCGGCGGTTAACGGTTATTTCGGCGGACAGGTGGCCGCCCCCGTTTTTTCGCGCGTGGCGGCGGGCGCGTTAAGGCTGATCGGAGCGCCGATGGATGGCGTTCCGGACGCGTCCGGAACCATGGTGGCGTCCCGATGA
- the rsmH gene encoding 16S rRNA (cytosine(1402)-N(4))-methyltransferase RsmH — translation MNADGAFEHEPALLEETLHGLALDPHGLYVDATYGRGGHSRAILAGLGERGRLHALDCDPQAVQSARALAERDPRFSIEHGNFRHLARSLERKGWQGRVHGVLFDLGVSLPQLTDPDRGFSLRSDGPLDMRMNPTEGQSAAEWLNRAPKNEIARVIRSCGEEPQARRIADAICRNRPVSSCSGLARLVASIARNPKPGIHPATRTFMALRIFINAELKALEDALPQAVRSLRPRGRLCVIAFHSLEDRIVKRFMRNASRLPPPLARLPSVPSAAGPLLKVVGRMRRCGAAESRRNPRARSARLRVAERLAA, via the coding sequence TTGAATGCGGACGGAGCGTTCGAGCATGAACCCGCGCTGCTGGAGGAAACGCTTCACGGCCTGGCGCTCGATCCCCACGGCCTCTACGTTGACGCGACCTACGGGCGCGGCGGGCACAGCCGGGCGATTCTGGCGGGTCTTGGAGAGCGCGGACGCCTGCATGCACTGGACTGCGACCCGCAAGCGGTGCAGTCGGCCCGGGCGCTCGCGGAACGGGATCCGAGGTTTTCGATCGAACACGGCAATTTCCGCCACCTCGCCCGCTCGCTCGAACGCAAGGGCTGGCAGGGCAGGGTGCACGGTGTCCTCTTCGATCTTGGGGTTTCACTTCCGCAACTCACCGACCCGGACCGCGGCTTCAGCCTGCGCTCGGATGGGCCGCTGGACATGCGCATGAATCCCACCGAGGGCCAAAGCGCCGCCGAATGGCTGAACCGAGCGCCGAAGAATGAAATCGCCCGCGTGATCCGAAGTTGCGGAGAGGAGCCCCAGGCGCGCAGGATCGCCGATGCCATCTGCCGCAACCGGCCGGTATCCAGCTGCTCCGGCCTGGCGCGGCTGGTGGCGTCCATCGCGCGGAACCCCAAGCCCGGAATTCATCCGGCTACCCGAACGTTCATGGCGCTGCGCATATTCATCAACGCCGAGCTCAAGGCGCTTGAGGACGCGTTGCCGCAGGCGGTACGAAGCCTGCGCCCACGCGGACGCTTGTGCGTGATCGCCTTTCACTCCCTGGAGGACCGCATCGTGAAGCGCTTCATGCGCAATGCTTCGCGCCTGCCTCCTCCGCTTGCCCGGCTGCCGTCCGTCCCCTCGGCAGCCGGGCCTTTACTCAAGGTCGTGGGCCGGATGCGGCGCTGCGGCGCCGCCGAAAGCCGGCGAAATCCGCGAGCCCGCAGCGCCCGCCTGCGCGTTGCCGAACGACTGGCCGCCTGA
- a CDS encoding division/cell wall cluster transcriptional repressor MraZ produces the protein MFQGPANVTLDTKGRFGVPARYRQGVAEASGGRVVCTVHPDRCVLIYLPEDFAKVRDDVIRQKGGRDAERLIVGYATDVSLDAAGRLRVPPVLREHCDLQRQATLLALGRSFELWDAARWRERALEVGTSESVDAALSAVQL, from the coding sequence ATGTTTCAAGGCCCGGCCAATGTCACCCTGGATACCAAGGGCAGGTTCGGCGTCCCTGCGCGTTACCGGCAGGGCGTGGCCGAGGCCAGCGGCGGGCGCGTAGTCTGCACCGTTCATCCGGATCGGTGCGTGCTGATATACCTGCCGGAGGATTTTGCCAAAGTCAGGGACGATGTGATACGGCAGAAGGGAGGTCGGGACGCGGAAAGGCTGATCGTCGGCTACGCGACCGACGTCTCGCTGGATGCGGCCGGGCGCCTGCGCGTGCCTCCGGTCTTAAGGGAACACTGCGATCTTCAACGCCAGGCCACGCTGCTGGCGCTGGGGCGCAGCTTTGAATTGTGGGATGCGGCCCGGTGGCGCGAACGGGCGCTGGAAGTCGGCACAAGCGAGTCCGTGGACGCAGCCCTGAGCGCCGTGCAACTTTGA
- a CDS encoding LysM peptidoglycan-binding domain-containing protein, with translation MTAHRLLVALVAGLMAGALHAAPARIDGIRVAEYDSKTRVVLELDQPRSHTIEVLDNQPRVVVDLYSARMSATLPQRGTGIVRRMRHGRHPGDMLRVVFDLHAAATATSFAVAAGKDDGGHRIVVDIYPGGIGQEAVEEEIAAPANRDVLIAVDAGHGGRDPGAIGRGGLQEKTVVLAIARRLARQIDREPGMSSMMTRDGDYYIKLRDRYTRAQQRNADLFVSVHADAVRNRRVRGSSVYVLSEKGSSDEARRLARRENASDMVGGIEMEGLSPTVATMIIDLSQNASIGASLEVGDDVLQRLHGVGRVRKSSVQTAPFAVLKAHDVPSILVETAYISNPQDERLLDSASYQEKVAQAILSGIRAYFYRNPPRGTLIAQRVAAGEMPEQQYVARRGDTLSGIAQRFNVPLAVLIRANNLPNDRLRVGQVLRIPTS, from the coding sequence ATGACCGCCCACCGCCTCCTCGTTGCTCTCGTTGCCGGTCTTATGGCTGGCGCGCTGCACGCCGCACCCGCGCGCATAGACGGCATCCGCGTGGCCGAATACGACTCGAAGACGCGGGTGGTCCTTGAACTGGATCAGCCGCGCAGCCACACGATCGAGGTACTGGACAACCAGCCGCGGGTTGTCGTGGATCTTTATTCCGCGAGGATGAGCGCCACGCTTCCGCAGCGCGGCACGGGGATCGTCCGGCGGATGCGTCACGGCCGTCACCCGGGCGACATGCTGCGTGTGGTGTTCGACCTGCATGCCGCCGCGACCGCTACCAGCTTTGCCGTGGCCGCGGGCAAGGATGACGGCGGTCATCGTATCGTGGTCGATATCTATCCCGGGGGCATCGGGCAGGAAGCTGTTGAGGAGGAAATCGCGGCGCCCGCGAACCGCGACGTGCTCATCGCCGTCGATGCCGGGCACGGCGGCAGGGACCCGGGTGCCATCGGCAGGGGAGGATTGCAGGAAAAAACCGTGGTCCTTGCCATCGCCCGCCGTCTGGCGCGGCAGATTGACCGGGAGCCGGGAATGTCGTCCATGATGACGCGCGACGGCGATTACTACATCAAGCTCCGCGACCGTTATACGCGTGCGCAGCAGCGCAACGCCGACCTGTTCGTGTCGGTGCACGCGGATGCCGTGAGAAATCGGCGGGTCCGCGGTTCCAGCGTTTACGTGCTGTCGGAAAAGGGTTCGTCCGATGAGGCCCGGAGGCTTGCCCGGCGCGAGAACGCGTCGGACATGGTTGGCGGCATCGAGATGGAGGGCCTGTCACCCACCGTTGCGACCATGATCATCGATCTGTCGCAGAACGCGTCCATCGGCGCCAGCCTGGAAGTGGGTGACGACGTGCTGCAGCGCCTGCACGGCGTCGGCCGCGTGCGAAAGTCGAGCGTGCAGACGGCGCCGTTTGCGGTGCTGAAGGCTCATGACGTGCCTTCGATCCTGGTCGAGACCGCCTACATCTCGAATCCCCAGGACGAACGGCTGCTCGACAGCGCCAGCTACCAGGAAAAGGTGGCCCAGGCCATTCTGTCGGGGATTCGCGCGTATTTCTACCGGAATCCGCCGCGCGGCACGCTGATCGCGCAACGGGTGGCGGCCGGCGAAATGCCCGAGCAGCAATATGTCGCACGACGCGGCGACACGCTGAGCGGAATCGCCCAGCGCTTCAATGTGCCCCTCGCGGTATTGATCCGCGCCAACAACCTGCCGAACGACCGCCTCCGCGTCGGCCAGGTCCTAAGAATCCCCACCAGCTAG
- a CDS encoding extradiol ring-cleavage dioxygenase, producing the protein MSLVFAGVCSHAPGITGRYERADKAQREGFYTRMHEMRRRLEAARPDALIVVAAEHFANFFMDNMPAYCLGMAEGYEGPVEDEEWLGIGKASIPGNADLAERLIGVVLEDVDVSYAQEWKFDHGVMVPLNFLTPRYDLPVIPANINCQGPPLTPLKRAWKFGESLRRACEEQPERIALIGTGGLSHWPCTPDSGKINEAWDREFLDRWVRDDYSGMTGYSDAETYRDAGQGGFEIRTFVCVAGATAGSPREVLFYEPIPIFAVGCTVGIVHL; encoded by the coding sequence ATGAGCCTCGTATTCGCCGGCGTTTGCAGCCATGCCCCCGGAATCACCGGACGGTACGAGCGCGCCGACAAGGCGCAGCGCGAGGGGTTCTATACCCGGATGCACGAAATGCGCCGGCGTCTGGAAGCTGCCCGCCCGGACGCGCTGATCGTGGTTGCGGCGGAGCATTTCGCCAACTTCTTCATGGACAACATGCCGGCCTACTGCCTGGGGATGGCGGAGGGCTACGAGGGCCCGGTCGAGGACGAGGAGTGGCTGGGCATCGGCAAGGCCAGCATCCCCGGCAATGCCGATCTCGCGGAGCGCCTCATCGGTGTGGTTCTGGAAGATGTAGACGTGAGTTACGCCCAGGAATGGAAGTTCGATCACGGAGTGATGGTTCCGCTCAACTTCCTGACGCCCCGTTACGACCTTCCCGTCATCCCCGCCAACATCAACTGCCAGGGTCCGCCGCTAACGCCGCTCAAGCGCGCCTGGAAATTCGGCGAGAGCCTTCGCCGCGCCTGCGAAGAGCAGCCCGAACGGATTGCGTTGATCGGAACCGGCGGGCTTTCCCACTGGCCCTGCACGCCCGACTCCGGCAAGATCAACGAGGCCTGGGACCGGGAATTCCTCGACCGCTGGGTACGCGACGACTACTCCGGCATGACCGGCTACAGCGATGCGGAAACCTACCGGGACGCGGGCCAGGGAGGATTCGAGATTCGCACCTTCGTCTGCGTGGCGGGCGCCACCGCCGGAAGCCCGCGCGAAGTACTTTTCTACGAACCAATCCCGATCTTCGCCGTCGGCTGCACCGTCGGCATCGTCCACCTGTAG
- a CDS encoding aromatic ring-opening dioxygenase subunit LigA: MSLYYLQKLIYQLNRDEHVRQRYERDFEDLLADYPLDDGEKTALREPDIGLLYVMGVNGQLLMHYAALCGYEWDEYLQAMRDGVERYGPVRSGLYAMTET, from the coding sequence ATGAGTCTTTACTACCTGCAGAAGCTGATCTACCAGCTGAATAGGGACGAGCATGTCCGGCAACGCTACGAAAGGGATTTTGAGGATCTGCTCGCGGACTATCCCCTGGACGACGGTGAAAAGACCGCCCTGCGCGAACCGGACATCGGGTTGCTTTATGTGATGGGCGTCAACGGCCAGCTGCTGATGCACTACGCCGCGCTGTGCGGGTACGAGTGGGACGAGTATCTGCAGGCCATGCGCGACGGCGTCGAGCGCTACGGACCCGTGCGATCGGGCCTGTACGCGATGACCGAAACATGA
- the ftsL gene encoding cell division protein FtsL, producing the protein MKPGRSSSLLLLGLAFATLASGILLSYARHEHRVQFRAMQDLIGERDQLEVEWGALQLERATWAGYRRIDREASERLAMRRPEQHDIVFLRVESADSSSAGPRAASR; encoded by the coding sequence ATGAAACCCGGGCGCTCTTCGTCACTGCTGCTGCTCGGCCTTGCATTTGCAACGCTGGCAAGCGGCATTCTCCTCAGCTACGCGCGCCATGAGCACAGGGTGCAGTTTCGGGCCATGCAGGACCTGATCGGCGAGCGCGATCAACTGGAAGTGGAATGGGGCGCGTTGCAACTGGAGCGCGCGACCTGGGCCGGATACCGGCGCATCGACCGGGAGGCGAGCGAGCGCCTGGCGATGCGGCGGCCCGAGCAGCACGACATCGTGTTCCTGCGGGTGGAATCGGCGGATTCCTCTTCAGCGGGCCCGCGCGCGGCGAGCAGGTAA